In Thalassoglobus sp. JC818, a single window of DNA contains:
- a CDS encoding DUF1559 domain-containing protein has product MRRGGIGRRFGFTLIELMVVIAVIGLLIALLLPAVQSAREASRRTQCKSSLRQLALALHNYHDAHRVLPSGTINFGSSFRPVSGWGWGTMILPYVDQGALYSKVDFNTNNAVGANRDVIDTPLPFTLCPSDAGPTTVVVRSSSGDGVKVGAGNYLGVESMLSELSDVTFGDVTDGLSSSFMLGESIYQRDSTYNEDKTSSWVGKVTFIDEWVNNSIPHLAVSSSTRINHSFFASRHPGGMHFALGDGHVDFFAENMDVDVYQALGTIDGGETVSF; this is encoded by the coding sequence ATGCGACGTGGAGGAATTGGCAGACGTTTTGGGTTCACACTGATCGAATTGATGGTTGTGATCGCGGTCATCGGTCTCTTGATCGCTCTGCTCTTGCCAGCTGTTCAAAGTGCGCGGGAAGCGTCGAGACGAACTCAGTGTAAATCGAGTCTCCGCCAACTCGCTCTCGCACTCCACAACTATCACGATGCTCATCGAGTGCTTCCGTCCGGGACAATCAACTTTGGAAGCTCATTCCGCCCAGTCTCCGGGTGGGGCTGGGGGACGATGATTCTCCCCTATGTGGACCAGGGAGCGTTGTACTCGAAGGTCGATTTCAACACGAATAACGCTGTCGGGGCAAATCGGGATGTGATCGACACGCCGTTGCCTTTCACTCTTTGTCCCAGCGATGCCGGTCCCACGACGGTTGTCGTGCGAAGCTCATCTGGTGATGGCGTAAAGGTTGGGGCTGGCAATTACCTCGGTGTCGAATCGATGCTCAGCGAGCTCTCGGATGTGACATTCGGAGATGTTACGGATGGACTTTCTTCGTCGTTCATGCTGGGAGAAAGCATTTACCAGCGCGACTCCACTTACAACGAAGACAAAACTTCCAGCTGGGTCGGGAAAGTGACATTCATTGACGAATGGGTCAATAATTCGATCCCTCATCTAGCTGTGTCGAGCTCGACCAGAATCAATCACTCCTTCTTCGCAAGCCGACATCCGGGTGGGATGCACTTTGCCTTGGGGGATGGGCACGTCGACTTCTTTGCCGAAAACATGGATGTCGACGTTTATCAGGCACTCGGCACGATCGACGGCGGCGAGACTGTTTCATTCTAG
- a CDS encoding GntG family PLP-dependent aldolase: MSEQIIELRSDTFTKPTPAMLEAMVSAEVGDDVVGEDPTVNRLEAMVADMCNMPAAVFSCSGTQSNQMAIWAHCERGDEVLIEETGHIANYESGGPSLISGVSLRTVRGNRGLLSVDVLEGRVRRNDDHYAPTRLLCLENSANMGGGTTYPIEEFARVSEWARQQDLKIHLDGARVFNACVARGYQLRDLAEHVDSISICFSKGLGCPMGSILVGDKSTVARARRARKVLGGGLRQAGIVAAAAIYAIENHIDRLKEDHENAQKLAAGLAEIPEISISRDDVETNLVFFHTDPKKISALDLEARLASRGVRLYAVSGPNRLRACTHLGVDVKQIEQAVQAVKSCCVEASLQ; this comes from the coding sequence ATGAGCGAACAGATCATTGAACTCAGAAGCGACACCTTTACGAAACCGACGCCTGCCATGCTGGAAGCAATGGTCTCTGCGGAAGTGGGTGACGACGTCGTCGGAGAGGACCCGACCGTCAATCGGCTCGAAGCAATGGTCGCTGACATGTGTAACATGCCGGCGGCCGTCTTCAGTTGTTCGGGAACTCAGTCGAATCAAATGGCGATCTGGGCTCACTGCGAGCGAGGGGACGAAGTTCTGATTGAAGAAACCGGCCACATCGCCAACTACGAAAGTGGTGGACCCTCTTTGATCTCGGGAGTTTCCCTTCGGACGGTGCGCGGCAATCGCGGGTTGCTGAGCGTGGACGTTCTCGAAGGCCGAGTTCGTCGGAATGACGATCACTACGCTCCGACACGCTTATTGTGTCTCGAAAACTCGGCGAACATGGGAGGAGGAACCACCTATCCCATTGAAGAATTCGCCCGAGTCAGCGAATGGGCCCGCCAGCAGGATCTCAAGATTCACCTCGATGGAGCGAGAGTGTTCAATGCCTGTGTTGCCCGAGGATATCAATTGCGAGATCTCGCCGAACACGTCGACAGTATTTCGATCTGCTTTTCGAAAGGGCTCGGGTGTCCGATGGGCTCAATCCTGGTCGGAGACAAATCAACCGTCGCCCGTGCCCGAAGAGCTCGAAAAGTGTTGGGCGGAGGACTGCGGCAGGCTGGCATCGTCGCAGCGGCGGCGATTTATGCGATCGAAAATCACATCGATCGATTGAAGGAAGACCATGAGAACGCCCAGAAGCTGGCAGCTGGATTGGCGGAAATCCCCGAAATCAGTATCTCCAGAGACGACGTTGAGACCAACCTCGTCTTCTTTCACACGGACCCGAAAAAAATCTCCGCATTGGATCTTGAGGCACGCCTCGCCTCTCGGGGAGTCCGGTTGTACGCCGTTTCGGGGCCGAATCGATTACGAGCCTGCACACACCTCGGTGTGGACGTCAAGCAGATTGAACAAGCCGTGCAGGCGGTGAAGTCGTGTTGCGTGGAAGCATCGTTGCAATGA
- a CDS encoding NUDIX domain-containing protein: MCDPVEVKSCGVLLVCGTPIRSFLLMKHADRWDLPKGHVDPGENEIECALREMEEETGILRKHVTIDPDFCVRQQYYVQYERDGGQKKLKELVIFLGTISELPEILLTEHLGFEWFDWKPPHHIQEMSIDPVLRAVEQHVSSRESSS, from the coding sequence ATGTGCGATCCAGTTGAAGTGAAGTCGTGCGGAGTCCTGCTGGTGTGTGGAACTCCGATTCGATCTTTCCTGCTCATGAAGCACGCCGATCGATGGGACCTCCCCAAAGGGCACGTTGATCCGGGTGAGAATGAAATCGAATGCGCACTGCGGGAGATGGAAGAAGAGACGGGAATACTCCGAAAGCACGTGACGATCGATCCCGACTTTTGCGTTCGGCAACAATACTATGTCCAGTACGAACGCGATGGCGGACAAAAGAAGCTCAAAGAGTTGGTGATCTTTCTCGGGACGATTTCTGAACTACCCGAAATACTCCTCACCGAACATTTGGGCTTTGAGTGGTTCGATTGGAAACCACCGCATCACATTCAAGAGATGAGTATCGATCCGGTCCTGCGTGCTGTTGAACAGCATGTCAGTTCGAGAGAAAGTTCATCATAA
- a CDS encoding fumarylacetoacetate hydrolase family protein, whose amino-acid sequence MMRLCRFEFHGTEKIGIYQDETVLELKNLQQEFGLKTDHRFTLVDFLPGGEFHSRLQTLMKESSKSLELVEHVHSEIKLLVPIPNPSKLLLLAGNYAKHVEERGDVSEERARTFPYVFMKPPSTTLTHPHGPIQIPAASPDQIDWELELAVVIGQHCSNVSEENALDYVAGYTIVNDITDRKFRPNPGRTERPRDKFFDWLHGKWHDTFCPMGPCITSATEIPDPQSLAMTLRVNGNIEQDASTSEMVFPVASVISFISQFVTLEPGDIISTGTPAGVGHAKERFLRPGDHVAGTIEKIGILENTVVASPA is encoded by the coding sequence ATGATGAGACTTTGCCGATTCGAATTTCACGGGACGGAAAAGATCGGGATCTACCAAGACGAGACCGTCCTGGAACTGAAGAACCTGCAGCAAGAATTCGGCCTGAAAACTGATCATCGATTCACTCTCGTGGACTTTCTTCCGGGTGGGGAATTTCATTCACGATTGCAAACACTGATGAAGGAGTCATCCAAATCGCTTGAGCTTGTCGAACACGTCCATTCAGAGATCAAACTCCTGGTCCCAATTCCGAATCCGTCGAAGCTTCTCCTGCTCGCTGGGAACTACGCGAAACATGTCGAAGAACGTGGTGACGTCTCTGAAGAGCGAGCCCGGACGTTTCCATATGTGTTCATGAAACCTCCCTCGACGACACTCACTCATCCGCATGGCCCTATTCAAATTCCGGCAGCTTCACCGGATCAGATTGATTGGGAACTGGAACTCGCAGTCGTCATCGGGCAGCATTGCTCAAATGTCAGCGAGGAGAACGCACTCGACTATGTCGCTGGCTACACGATCGTTAATGATATCACTGATCGGAAATTTCGTCCCAATCCGGGTCGAACCGAACGGCCTCGCGATAAGTTCTTCGACTGGCTGCATGGCAAATGGCACGACACTTTCTGCCCGATGGGACCATGCATTACGTCTGCCACTGAAATTCCGGACCCGCAGTCTCTCGCGATGACTCTGCGGGTAAATGGCAACATTGAACAGGATGCGTCGACTTCTGAGATGGTCTTTCCCGTCGCATCTGTGATTTCTTTCATTTCGCAATTCGTCACATTGGAGCCGGGCGACATCATCTCGACAGGGACGCCAGCTGGTGTCGGGCACGCGAAAGAACGTTTCTTGCGTCCTGGGGACCATGTCGCGGGGACAATTGAGAAAATAGGTATCCTGGAGAACACCGTTGTCGCCTCTCCGGCATGA
- a CDS encoding OmpH family outer membrane protein, with amino-acid sequence MKSIRPWMAGFVMTAGLLIAANTATAQAPAAAGQKQSAAHQVGLIDMAHIFKNYNKFKAETEGLQKAAEEAEAKAQQMVADMKAIQGQMQGLTANSPDYSTKEAQLIELQTKLQTFQQVERRDIVRKQAEVYKKIYLEVQKAVAQYASYYNYTLVIRFNRQEVSGAADPQQIIQGMNRQVVWHRPQDDLTDVILKYLNDQYTAQANGGN; translated from the coding sequence GTGAAGAGTATTCGACCTTGGATGGCTGGTTTCGTGATGACCGCTGGATTGCTGATTGCAGCCAACACAGCGACAGCACAAGCTCCAGCAGCTGCCGGACAGAAACAATCAGCCGCCCACCAGGTTGGTCTGATTGACATGGCACACATTTTCAAGAACTACAACAAATTCAAAGCTGAAACTGAAGGACTCCAGAAAGCTGCGGAAGAAGCAGAAGCCAAAGCTCAGCAGATGGTTGCTGACATGAAGGCGATTCAGGGCCAAATGCAGGGTCTGACCGCGAACAGCCCAGATTACTCAACCAAAGAAGCTCAACTGATCGAGCTGCAGACCAAACTCCAGACTTTCCAGCAGGTCGAACGACGTGACATCGTCCGTAAGCAGGCTGAAGTCTACAAGAAGATCTACCTCGAAGTTCAGAAGGCTGTCGCTCAGTACGCTTCTTACTACAACTACACATTGGTCATCCGCTTCAACCGTCAGGAAGTCTCTGGAGCTGCCGATCCTCAGCAGATCATTCAGGGCATGAACCGACAGGTTGTCTGGCACCGTCCACAAGACGACCTGACCGACGTCATCCTGAAGTACCTCAACGATCAATACACCGCACAAGCAAACGGCGGAAATTAA
- a CDS encoding zinc metallopeptidase, whose amino-acid sequence MFIPSIEYLIFLSPAFLLMAWAQWRIKSTYANALKVPAKMTGAEAARSILDAAGLQNVDIEPVHGQLSDHYDPSHRVLRLSEQVYFDRTAASVGIAAHEAGHALQHAQNYGPLVIRNLAVPAAQFGPMWFLLFFFLGMFIPKFGVPLMLVGIAGYGAVAVFQLINLPVEFDASNRAKRLLSEMGIVDSYGSDAVASVLNAAAWTYVAATLQSILIVAYYLLRVLGTGGRDD is encoded by the coding sequence ATGTTTATCCCTTCAATTGAATACCTGATTTTCCTTTCCCCTGCCTTCCTCCTGATGGCATGGGCGCAGTGGAGAATCAAGTCGACGTATGCAAACGCCCTCAAAGTTCCTGCCAAAATGACGGGAGCAGAGGCAGCACGCAGCATTCTCGACGCAGCCGGTCTTCAAAACGTCGACATCGAACCGGTCCATGGACAGCTTTCCGATCACTACGATCCAAGCCATCGCGTCCTCAGGCTCAGCGAGCAGGTCTATTTCGACCGAACGGCAGCGTCCGTCGGGATCGCAGCCCATGAGGCAGGACACGCGTTGCAGCATGCGCAAAACTACGGACCGCTCGTGATTCGAAATCTCGCTGTTCCGGCAGCTCAGTTCGGCCCGATGTGGTTCCTGCTGTTCTTCTTTCTCGGGATGTTCATTCCGAAATTCGGTGTCCCGTTGATGCTCGTGGGGATCGCCGGGTACGGCGCCGTCGCAGTGTTCCAGCTCATCAACCTTCCGGTCGAGTTCGACGCCAGCAATCGGGCCAAGCGTTTGCTTTCCGAAATGGGAATCGTCGACAGCTACGGCAGTGACGCGGTCGCCAGCGTTCTCAACGCCGCAGCATGGACCTATGTCGCAGCGACGCTGCAATCGATTCTCATCGTGGCTTACTACCTATTGAGGGTTCTCGGGACCGGCGGACGGGACGATTAG
- a CDS encoding protein kinase translates to MHLHCPHCQNPIEIIEVDQSVEVTCPSCGSHFSPTRVDDSKETVANNRARVGEKIGAFELRECVGFGAFGSVWKAWDSELDRLVALKIPRKGQLDENEIEKFLREARAVAQLNHPHVVKVHQSGIDRGIVYIASDLIDGVTIAEQLRDSKFDFRQSAELCSKIARALHHAHERGVIHRDLKPSNIMLDLSFEPHLMDFGLAKREAGEITMTVEGQILGTPAYMPPEQASGEPNTVDRRSDVYSLGVVFYEMLTGERPFRGNERLLIYQVLNEFPDPPRKKNRQIPKDLETICLKAIDKSPDRRYQTAEEFANDLQRFVDGVPIHARPVSSVERISRWVRRNVMQTIALVSIVAAIIAIAGFVIVANRDTTLRHRVKVTTDPPGARVRMIPLDHLARERPEQAVISSGVTPIVMKVKPAFYRMQVVIDDYGFHDVYRTVPEFPEKDYARTLFKHLSWEVVDGTVELPPVEVPDRSSPPEGMTYIEGGVLEMRDRPGLIRGIPPLILQIFPLYMETQETTYRRYREVGFNRPHTIQSAGLYPPDDFPVASISWDEAIRFAEKAGRRLPTEEEYEFVATQAGDLETPWGGARDDIDAWPFGPVGTPDYDRTSHDPPIQGLYSGVAEWTLSPFIRDFASDGRFPQSFIGTSVNFRVVRGGPYSVTKKEVNLDEIRVGPQQRFTLDRNDNGSEGLGFRCVVDAQAPF, encoded by the coding sequence ATGCACCTTCATTGTCCTCACTGTCAAAACCCCATTGAGATCATTGAAGTTGATCAAAGCGTAGAAGTGACCTGCCCATCGTGTGGCAGCCACTTTTCCCCAACGCGAGTCGACGACTCGAAAGAAACGGTCGCCAACAACCGTGCCCGCGTCGGCGAAAAAATTGGTGCGTTTGAGTTACGTGAATGTGTCGGTTTCGGAGCATTTGGCTCCGTCTGGAAAGCTTGGGATTCCGAACTCGATCGTCTCGTTGCACTCAAAATTCCTCGCAAAGGACAACTCGACGAGAACGAGATCGAAAAGTTTCTGCGTGAAGCGAGAGCCGTCGCGCAGCTGAATCATCCGCACGTCGTCAAAGTCCATCAATCGGGGATCGATCGCGGAATCGTTTACATCGCCAGTGACCTCATCGATGGAGTCACAATTGCCGAGCAACTTCGCGATTCGAAGTTCGACTTTCGTCAGTCGGCTGAACTCTGTTCGAAAATTGCTCGCGCGTTGCACCACGCTCATGAACGAGGAGTGATTCACCGAGACCTGAAACCGAGCAATATCATGCTCGACCTGTCTTTCGAGCCTCATCTTATGGACTTCGGCCTCGCAAAGCGTGAAGCGGGCGAAATCACGATGACTGTCGAGGGGCAAATCCTCGGAACCCCTGCCTACATGCCCCCGGAGCAGGCTTCAGGAGAGCCGAACACAGTCGACCGCCGCTCGGATGTTTACTCGCTGGGAGTTGTTTTCTACGAGATGCTCACCGGGGAACGTCCTTTTCGCGGCAACGAACGGCTCTTGATTTATCAGGTCCTAAATGAGTTTCCAGATCCACCACGCAAGAAGAATCGGCAGATCCCCAAGGACCTTGAAACGATCTGCTTGAAGGCCATCGACAAGTCTCCGGACCGTCGATATCAGACTGCCGAAGAGTTCGCTAACGACTTACAGCGATTCGTCGACGGTGTTCCGATTCACGCCCGACCGGTCAGTTCCGTCGAGCGGATATCACGCTGGGTCCGTCGGAACGTGATGCAAACAATTGCACTCGTTTCGATTGTCGCGGCAATCATTGCCATCGCCGGGTTCGTGATCGTCGCCAACCGCGACACCACGCTGCGGCACCGCGTGAAAGTCACTACGGACCCTCCCGGGGCGCGCGTCCGAATGATTCCGCTCGACCATCTTGCTCGCGAGCGTCCAGAGCAGGCGGTCATTTCATCGGGCGTCACTCCGATTGTGATGAAAGTCAAACCGGCCTTTTATCGTATGCAGGTGGTGATCGATGATTACGGTTTCCATGACGTTTACCGAACTGTTCCAGAGTTTCCGGAGAAAGATTACGCCCGAACTCTCTTTAAACACTTGAGCTGGGAAGTCGTCGATGGAACGGTCGAACTTCCCCCTGTCGAAGTTCCAGATCGATCAAGCCCCCCTGAAGGAATGACTTATATCGAAGGGGGAGTGTTGGAAATGCGGGACCGTCCCGGGTTAATTCGGGGCATCCCACCACTCATCCTGCAGATTTTCCCACTTTACATGGAAACTCAAGAGACGACCTATCGTCGTTACAGGGAAGTCGGTTTCAACAGACCACATACAATCCAGTCGGCCGGACTCTATCCGCCTGATGACTTTCCAGTCGCGAGTATCAGTTGGGACGAAGCGATTCGCTTCGCCGAAAAAGCTGGACGCCGATTACCAACCGAAGAGGAATACGAATTCGTCGCGACACAAGCTGGAGACCTCGAAACTCCCTGGGGAGGAGCACGCGACGATATTGATGCCTGGCCGTTTGGTCCTGTCGGAACTCCGGATTACGATCGGACCAGTCACGATCCTCCCATTCAGGGTCTCTATTCAGGAGTCGCCGAATGGACACTCTCCCCTTTCATCCGTGACTTCGCGAGCGATGGTCGCTTCCCTCAGTCTTTTATTGGTACATCCGTCAACTTTCGGGTAGTCCGGGGTGGCCCTTACTCTGTGACGAAAAAAGAGGTCAACCTCGACGAAATCCGTGTCGGTCCACAGCAGCGATTCACACTCGACCGCAACGACAACGGAAGCGAAGGACTTGGTTTCCGATGTGTCGTCGACGCTCAAGCCCCCTTCTAG